A stretch of the candidate division WOR-3 bacterium genome encodes the following:
- a CDS encoding ComF family protein: MIFPSTARFVSAVFSFFLPSKCRFCGKMLGYEEVFLCDDCLKLCGIFDKCPFCSLPLPGEGKCQHCAEKLKLPFAGLFYLGPYRSPLKESILAMKFNGYSRLAKRLGEELSKKIPAFEESVVFVPVPSSRKSLRQRGFNQARLMAESAARLLDGECRRKVLKLKGKKKNQMGLNREERAENMKGKMSEGEEFRFLRDRTVILIDDVMTTGATLKEAHRVLKKSGAKSIYAAVAAITVD; encoded by the coding sequence ATGATATTCCCTTCCACGGCAAGATTCGTTTCTGCCGTATTTTCATTTTTTCTGCCTTCCAAATGCCGCTTCTGCGGTAAAATGCTCGGGTACGAAGAAGTTTTTCTTTGCGATGATTGCCTGAAGCTGTGCGGAATATTTGACAAGTGCCCTTTTTGTTCTCTTCCCTTGCCCGGTGAAGGCAAATGCCAGCACTGTGCAGAAAAACTGAAACTGCCTTTTGCCGGCTTGTTCTATTTGGGGCCCTACAGAAGCCCTCTTAAAGAAAGCATATTGGCCATGAAATTCAACGGGTATTCCAGACTCGCTAAGAGATTGGGAGAGGAGCTGTCAAAAAAAATACCGGCTTTTGAGGAATCCGTTGTTTTTGTGCCGGTACCTTCTTCGAGAAAGAGTTTGAGGCAGAGAGGTTTCAACCAGGCACGGTTGATGGCGGAATCCGCCGCCCGGCTACTGGACGGTGAATGCCGACGCAAAGTCCTCAAGTTAAAGGGGAAGAAAAAAAATCAAATGGGATTGAACAGGGAAGAAAGAGCTGAAAACATGAAGGGAAAAATGTCCGAAGGTGAAGAATTCCGGTTTTTGAGAGACAGAACCGTAATATTGATAGACGACGTCATGACCACCGGGGCGACTTTAAAAGAAGCTCACAGGGTTTTGAAAAAAAGCGGGGCTAAAAGTATATACGCGGCTGTTGCAGCTATAACCGTCGACTGA
- the miaA gene encoding tRNA (adenosine(37)-N6)-dimethylallyltransferase MiaA, with amino-acid sequence MKIVPVIVGPTAVGKTEVAETAVKRGFADYIISADSRKIYKGLTIGSASPGEKEIKEFSYEMVAVCEPSEIFSAKEFAGRAFEILTFKKGNPLAEGGSGLYLRALFEGLFDAPPVDVELRKQLKERIKKEGLEKLWTELGRFDRESAMSIHKNDAVRIIRALEIYYQTGKPMRTLWKEKKKENTFSAQYVGLTMTAGKLRERIEKRARRMIEGGLPEEAALLRDRHGIETWPMNSIGYREALEYYEGVADFGTTLKKISTLTWQYARKQIVWLKKIKDVFWIDCDNISVSESAERAMEHWKDNGL; translated from the coding sequence ATGAAAATCGTACCGGTGATTGTCGGCCCGACTGCTGTCGGGAAAACTGAAGTCGCCGAGACTGCTGTGAAAAGGGGTTTTGCCGATTACATAATCAGCGCCGATTCGAGAAAGATATACAAAGGGCTGACAATAGGAAGCGCTTCTCCCGGAGAGAAAGAAATAAAAGAATTTTCCTACGAAATGGTCGCCGTATGCGAGCCCAGCGAAATTTTTTCGGCGAAAGAGTTTGCCGGACGGGCATTTGAAATTTTAACTTTTAAAAAAGGGAATCCCCTTGCCGAAGGCGGAAGCGGTCTTTATCTGAGAGCCCTTTTCGAAGGCCTGTTTGACGCTCCGCCTGTCGACGTCGAACTGAGAAAACAACTGAAAGAAAGGATAAAAAAAGAGGGACTTGAAAAACTTTGGACCGAACTCGGTCGGTTCGACCGTGAATCTGCTATGTCAATACATAAGAATGACGCCGTTAGAATAATTAGAGCGCTCGAAATCTATTATCAGACAGGCAAACCGATGAGGACGCTTTGGAAAGAAAAAAAAAAGGAAAATACTTTTAGTGCTCAGTATGTCGGATTGACAATGACGGCCGGAAAACTCAGGGAAAGAATAGAAAAAAGAGCCCGAAGAATGATTGAAGGAGGCTTGCCTGAAGAAGCCGCTCTTCTGAGGGATAGACACGGAATCGAAACCTGGCCGATGAATTCAATAGGTTACAGGGAAGCCCTCGAATATTATGAAGGAGTCGCCGATTTTGGGACAACTCTCAAAAAGATATCTACCCTCACCTGGCAGTACGCGAGAAAACAGATTGTGTGGCTGAAAAAAATTAAGGACGTGTTTTGGATAGATTGTGATAATATTAGCGTTTCTGAATCGGCTGAAAGAGCAATGGAACACTGGAAAGACAATGGATTATAA
- a CDS encoding rod shape-determining protein RodA has protein sequence MIILAFLNRLKEQWNTGKTMDYKVKEKNAPDAALITVTALIILFGLFALNQATLWAGPSFLLKQIIWIAVSIVVMFLISLNLKMSFVMSYSYIFYALTVLFLLFPLIPGLGAGQANRWVDFRLFKAQPSDIAKLGLIFALARYLSERYSFYDAVKRNFLKWKHSKKDKFYKLPAATRRKSNDPLIIFEAFLITFLPFLIVMAEPDLGTSVIYIFIFLTMLYFSGVSLTAIVYLISPFVSVILAILLVINSYSVLNTALIAALYTVLIATFVIFRIKWSVVFIVLTVNIVMMISAPLIWNGTLKEYQRKRIMTFIDPNEDPTGAGWHILQSKMAIGSGRIWGEGILHLEKRELSFLPEQHTDFIFPVIAKKSGFVGSVFLLILYFLFLVRTITLAYKTKAMSQHLVIIGISSLFAFQITVNVGMTLGSLPIVGIPLPFISYGGSSMLMSFFLLGVLFNLTSSGQ, from the coding sequence GTGATAATATTAGCGTTTCTGAATCGGCTGAAAGAGCAATGGAACACTGGAAAGACAATGGATTATAAAGTAAAAGAAAAAAACGCGCCCGACGCCGCGCTGATAACAGTAACAGCCCTGATAATACTGTTCGGATTGTTCGCTCTGAATCAGGCTACTTTGTGGGCGGGGCCTTCATTTTTACTCAAACAGATAATTTGGATAGCCGTGTCGATTGTCGTGATGTTCTTGATTTCGTTGAATCTTAAAATGTCTTTTGTCATGTCGTATTCATACATATTCTACGCTCTGACTGTCCTTTTTCTTCTTTTTCCCCTCATTCCGGGTTTGGGCGCGGGACAGGCGAACAGGTGGGTAGATTTCAGACTTTTTAAAGCTCAGCCGTCGGACATAGCCAAGCTGGGTCTGATTTTTGCTTTGGCAAGGTATCTTTCAGAAAGATACAGTTTTTATGACGCGGTCAAAAGAAATTTTTTGAAATGGAAACATTCAAAAAAAGACAAGTTTTACAAACTTCCCGCAGCGACAAGGCGCAAATCAAACGATCCCCTGATAATTTTTGAAGCATTCCTCATAACATTCCTGCCTTTTTTGATTGTAATGGCGGAACCGGACCTTGGGACTTCGGTGATTTACATTTTTATTTTTCTTACAATGTTGTACTTTTCCGGTGTAAGTTTGACGGCGATTGTTTACCTGATTTCGCCGTTTGTGTCCGTTATTCTGGCTATTCTTCTTGTTATAAACTCCTATTCCGTTCTCAATACCGCGCTGATAGCGGCTTTGTACACAGTTCTGATTGCGACTTTTGTTATTTTCAGGATAAAATGGTCTGTTGTCTTCATTGTGCTGACTGTGAATATTGTCATGATGATTTCGGCTCCTCTCATATGGAATGGAACTCTGAAAGAGTATCAGAGAAAAAGGATAATGACATTTATTGATCCCAACGAAGACCCAACCGGAGCCGGATGGCATATACTTCAATCGAAGATGGCCATAGGATCCGGAAGAATATGGGGAGAGGGTATCCTGCATCTTGAAAAAAGGGAATTGTCTTTTCTTCCGGAACAACACACGGATTTTATTTTTCCTGTAATAGCAAAAAAGAGCGGTTTCGTCGGATCTGTTTTTCTGCTGATCTTGTATTTTCTGTTTTTGGTCAGAACCATCACTCTCGCGTACAAAACCAAAGCAATGAGTCAGCATCTGGTGATAATAGGAATAAGCAGTCTTTTCGCTTTTCAGATTACAGTGAACGTCGGGATGACTCTCGGTTCTCTGCCAATTGTAGGTATCCCTCTTCCTTTTATAAGCTACGGAGGGTCTTCGATGTTGATGTCGTTCTTTTTGCTGGGCGTTCTGTTCAATCTGACATCGTCGGGACAATGA